From a region of the Candidatus Bathyarchaeia archaeon genome:
- a CDS encoding adenylosuccinate synthetase — protein sequence MPCTVLVGGFFGDEGKGKIISHLALKERPTIIARGGVGPNAGHTVEYKGKKYFLRMVPSGFVYEKARLLIGPGVLVNPRVLLEEVERLGCGDRLGVDAQCAIIEEKHIEEEAKSTHLVEKIGSTKSGIGTCSAARAYRIAKLARDIPELKPYVADVAGELHEALSAGEYVLVEGTQGTYLSLFHGTYPYCTAKDVCASAICSDVGIGPTSVDEVIVVFKAYVTRVGAGPLKGELPREEVLARGWMEYGTVTGRERRAAPFDFDLARRAVNLNGATQIAITKMDVVYPTCKNVKSYEALPDEVKVFIEEVETRTNRPVTLIGTGPGAEDIVDRRELLKK from the coding sequence TTGCCGTGCACCGTACTTGTCGGGGGCTTCTTCGGAGACGAAGGTAAGGGTAAGATAATATCCCATCTCGCGTTAAAGGAGAGGCCCACAATCATCGCTAGGGGAGGTGTGGGTCCGAACGCCGGCCACACGGTCGAATATAAGGGTAAAAAGTATTTTCTGAGAATGGTTCCCAGCGGCTTCGTCTATGAGAAAGCTAGGCTACTCATAGGTCCCGGCGTGCTGGTGAACCCAAGGGTTTTACTTGAGGAGGTGGAGAGGCTTGGGTGCGGGGATAGGCTGGGCGTTGACGCTCAATGCGCCATCATCGAGGAGAAACATATTGAGGAGGAAGCTAAATCCACCCACCTCGTGGAGAAGATAGGATCGACCAAGAGCGGCATAGGCACTTGCAGCGCCGCTAGGGCGTATAGAATAGCTAAGCTCGCACGGGACATCCCAGAGCTGAAACCTTACGTCGCGGACGTCGCTGGAGAGCTTCATGAGGCTTTAAGTGCGGGTGAATATGTGTTGGTTGAAGGTACGCAAGGGACATACCTCTCCCTCTTCCACGGTACCTATCCTTACTGTACGGCTAAGGATGTGTGCGCCTCAGCTATCTGCTCCGACGTGGGCATAGGTCCAACCTCCGTGGATGAGGTCATCGTCGTCTTTAAGGCGTATGTGACAAGGGTGGGAGCAGGGCCGTTAAAAGGAGAATTACCGAGGGAAGAAGTGTTGGCGAGGGGGTGGATGGAATATGGCACCGTAACGGGAAGGGAGAGGAGAGCCGCGCCCTTCGACTTCGACTTAGCGAGGAGAGCTGTAAACCTAAACGGCGCAACTCAAATCGCCATCACGAAGATGGACGTCGTCTACCCGACTTGCAAGAATGTTAAAAGCTACGAAGCGTTGCCCGATGAGGTGAAGGTCTTCATCGAGGAGGTGGAGA
- a CDS encoding MFS transporter, producing the protein MSFSDVKRAVLYLSALGSFLTPFMGSSVNVALPAIGDEFLMDAVSLSWVATSYLLTAAMFLVPIGRIADIYGRKMVFTWGVVIYTVSSALSATSNSGWTLIAFRFIQGVGGAMIFGTAVAILTSVYPVGERGKALGINVSAVYLGLSLGPFLGGFLTQRFGWRSIFLVNVPLGVVTLIFTLRGLKGEWAEAKGERLDMVGSVILGLTLALIMYGFSLLPTAAGGMLILTGLLGLLTFAVWESSTEYPVLNVNLFRSNATFTFSNLAALINYSATFAVSFLLSLYLQYIKGLSPENAGIILVSQPAVQAALSPFAGKLSDRLEPRLVASSGMAMTVVGLILLMFINEDTTMKYILTSLILLGASFALFSSPNTNAVMSSVDKKIYGVASAILGTMRLTGQMLSMGIATLIFAIYIGRTRITPLEYPMFITSVKMAFTIFAALCLGGVFASLARGKIRKQESLIQ; encoded by the coding sequence ATGAGTTTCAGCGACGTTAAGAGGGCTGTGTTATATCTTTCAGCTTTAGGCTCATTTCTCACCCCCTTCATGGGATCTTCGGTTAACGTGGCTCTTCCCGCCATTGGAGACGAATTCTTGATGGACGCGGTTTCTTTAAGCTGGGTCGCCACTTCCTACCTATTGACGGCCGCGATGTTTCTTGTTCCGATTGGAAGGATAGCTGACATTTATGGAAGGAAGATGGTTTTCACTTGGGGAGTTGTTATTTACACTGTTTCATCCGCTCTCTCAGCGACTTCCAACTCAGGTTGGACGCTCATAGCGTTTCGTTTTATCCAGGGTGTAGGTGGGGCCATGATTTTCGGCACAGCAGTGGCCATTCTCACGTCGGTTTATCCAGTCGGTGAAAGGGGAAAGGCCCTAGGAATCAACGTCTCCGCAGTTTATTTAGGGCTGTCTCTTGGCCCTTTTCTAGGCGGGTTTCTCACCCAACGTTTTGGATGGAGGAGCATATTTCTCGTCAATGTACCCTTAGGGGTGGTGACCCTTATCTTTACTTTACGGGGATTGAAAGGAGAGTGGGCTGAGGCGAAAGGGGAAAGACTCGACATGGTCGGCTCCGTGATCCTCGGTTTAACTCTCGCGCTTATAATGTACGGTTTTTCGTTGCTTCCCACAGCGGCAGGTGGCATGTTGATTTTAACCGGCTTGTTGGGTTTACTGACGTTTGCCGTTTGGGAGTCCTCTACGGAGTACCCGGTTTTAAACGTCAACCTGTTTCGAAGCAATGCGACCTTTACCTTCTCCAACTTAGCGGCGTTGATCAACTACAGCGCGACGTTCGCCGTAAGCTTCCTGTTGAGCCTCTACCTTCAATACATTAAAGGGCTGAGCCCCGAAAACGCTGGTATTATTTTGGTGTCTCAACCCGCGGTTCAAGCCGCCTTATCACCTTTCGCCGGCAAACTCTCCGACCGGTTGGAGCCGAGACTAGTGGCCTCCTCAGGGATGGCGATGACGGTTGTAGGGCTAATACTTCTCATGTTCATAAACGAAGACACGACGATGAAATACATCCTAACCAGTTTAATCCTTTTAGGAGCTAGCTTCGCCCTTTTCTCATCTCCTAACACGAACGCTGTCATGAGCTCCGTCGATAAAAAAATCTATGGCGTCGCTTCAGCGATCCTCGGCACCATGCGGCTTACTGGCCAAATGCTCAGCATGGGCATAGCCACACTAATATTCGCCATTTACATTGGAAGAACGCGAATCACTCCTCTAGAATACCCGATGTTCATAACCTCCGTGAAAATGGCCTTTACCATTTTCGCCGCCCTATGCCTCGGAGGAGTATTCGCCTCCCTCGCCAGAGGAAAAATAAGAAAGCAAGAAAGCCTCATCCAATAA
- a CDS encoding DUF2721 domain-containing protein, whose translation MKLVDIMSMNLIGLFQTVLVPVLMISGMGLFILILQTRYGRVVDRIRAINNERLELIKRSVTKRLSRIEKIWNDYRLQDLHKQMAILAKRGKLLKDALKYMFISIFTFIISSLLLFIEQVTNIPLSVAVLLSFSYGMLMLFMACVNAIKEVGGSFEAVMFDIDTHVPQEYRMKTEFGTFGDLEEK comes from the coding sequence ATGAAGTTAGTGGATATCATGTCGATGAACCTCATAGGTTTGTTTCAAACAGTTCTAGTACCCGTGCTGATGATCAGCGGCATGGGACTTTTCATTCTAATTCTCCAAACGAGGTACGGAAGAGTGGTGGATAGGATCAGAGCAATAAACAATGAGAGGCTTGAATTGATTAAAAGGTCTGTGACGAAGAGACTTTCAAGGATTGAGAAAATTTGGAACGACTACAGGCTGCAAGACCTTCATAAGCAAATGGCGATTCTCGCCAAACGGGGGAAACTTTTGAAAGACGCATTGAAATATATGTTTATATCGATATTTACCTTCATTATCTCCTCACTTCTTCTATTCATTGAACAGGTAACTAATATCCCGTTATCCGTCGCCGTCCTCCTCTCCTTCAGCTACGGAATGCTGATGTTATTCATGGCCTGCGTAAACGCGATAAAAGAAGTAGGGGGCTCATTCGAAGCCGTAATGTTCGACATCGACACTCATGTTCCCCAGGAATACCGTATGAAGACTGAGTTCGGAACGTTCGGGGACTTGGAGGAAAAATAG